The Papaver somniferum cultivar HN1 chromosome 6, ASM357369v1, whole genome shotgun sequence genome segment CTAGTAAAAAATAAATTACTCACTAACAATGCAAATTACAGTTCACAGGTGGGATTTTCATGATACATTATAGTTTATACATTGAAACCTTAGATATCTGTGATAATTATTATCGATTGGGCAGGAAAATATTATGTAGTTGACTCGGGATATTCAAATATGTTGGGATACTTAGCTCCATATAGAGGACAACGGTACCATCTCAATGATTATCCCGAAACCAGGTTACCTCTTAGTGCGAGGGAGAAATTTAACCATTCACACTCGTCATTGCGTAATATAATTGAACGGTGTTTTGGAGTACTGAAAGCTCGTTTTCCTATTTTGAAGATGATGCCATCGTATAGCTTGCGAAAGCAAAGAAATATTGTTATAACATCATGTGCAATACATAATTTTATCAGAAGACACGCCATGGAAGACGATTTATTTTTAGAGTATGGAATTGATGACATGATTGTTCCTGGTGAAGGGCCGAGTGATCCTTCTGAAACTACAAGTTATGCCAATTTATCTGCTAGTGAATCTCAAAAAAGAAGACATGAAATGGATTCTTATCGAGATGGGATTCGAACGGGCATGTCCTTGCATTACCGCCTGCCTATGTGAAATGTTGTATAAGTTTTTGTAACTTTAATTAGATTTCGGCAAACATTATGCTCAACATCTATGGatataaattatatatatatatatgtactgaTCTCATTTTCACAGTTATATTTAAGTTCATATCAAAATATTTGTTGGTTTCAGAGTAATTATTTTCAACATTAAAAAATATAAGAATACTGATGATATTTTGACTTTTGGCTTCTGATTATGTGAATTTGCCAAATTAACTTATTTGCTTTTCAACTTAAAAGTTAGCCAGTTGCCAAACTAACTTTTCGACTTCTCAGAAACAACTTCTAGAAATTCAGAAGCAGAAGCACTTCtacttctg includes the following:
- the LOC113285952 gene encoding uncharacterized protein LOC113285952; translation: MASSSNQSPLPSFEDANEVPANPHISASVPSGAAQIPYQGRKTLPTQNVMYVCDFDMCFTYVLAGWEGTANDARIFMEAVSDPQSKFPHPPTGKYYVVDSGYSNMLGYLAPYRGQRYHLNDYPETRLPLSAREKFNHSHSSLRNIIERCFGVLKARFPILKMMPSYSLRKQRNIVITSCAIHNFIRRHAMEDDLFLEYGIDDMIVPGEGPSDPSETTSYANLSASESQKRRHEMDSYRDGIRTGMSLHYRLPM